A single Prevotella sp. E15-22 DNA region contains:
- a CDS encoding metallophosphoesterase — MKIQYASDLHLEFADNWRYLKENPLQVTGDVLVLAGDIGYLGDENYSKHPFWDWASENYRQVIVCMGNHEFYKFYDIAKLNDGYCLEIRPNVHSYYNAVVHIGDIDFIITTLWAKIPLKESYYTEQVVSDFRRIIFNGELLTFADFNGEHERCLAFLKDAISNSRARRKIVVTHHVPSFQMQCPKFADSQANGAFTVELEDYIKDSGIDYWIYGHSHYNVDVKIGNTKCVSNQLGYVFHGEHEFFNPGKSLEV, encoded by the coding sequence ATGAAGATACAATATGCCTCTGACCTCCATCTAGAGTTTGCCGACAACTGGAGATATCTGAAGGAGAATCCCCTGCAAGTAACAGGGGACGTTCTCGTCCTGGCTGGTGACATTGGCTACTTGGGAGATGAGAACTATAGTAAGCATCCATTCTGGGACTGGGCTTCGGAGAACTACCGTCAGGTGATTGTTTGTATGGGCAATCATGAGTTCTATAAGTTCTACGACATCGCCAAGCTTAACGATGGCTATTGCCTTGAAATACGTCCGAATGTCCACAGCTATTATAATGCTGTCGTACACATAGGGGACATTGACTTCATCATAACAACATTGTGGGCCAAGATTCCTCTGAAGGAGTCATATTATACTGAACAAGTGGTAAGCGACTTCCGACGTATCATCTTCAATGGCGAACTTCTGACGTTTGCGGACTTCAATGGCGAACACGAAAGGTGCTTGGCATTCCTGAAGGATGCCATTTCAAACAGTAGAGCCAGAAGAAAGATTGTTGTAACCCACCACGTGCCATCCTTCCAGATGCAATGTCCCAAGTTTGCCGATAGCCAAGCCAACGGAGCCTTTACGGTTGAACTGGAAGACTATATCAAGGATAGTGGTATCGATTACTGGATATATGGACACTCTCACTACAATGTGGATGTCAAGATCGGCAATACCAAGTGTGTGTCTAATCAATTGGGATATGTCTTTCATGGTGAGCATGAGTTTTTCAACCCAGGCAAAAGTCTCGAAGTGTAA
- a CDS encoding InlB B-repeat-containing protein produces the protein MGIKKNIFAPSTTGRGATRRAAMLLLVMMLTTATAWAQTTITPTPPSQDDDGYYLIGTAAELYGFAELVNNGNATANAKLTADIVVNENVLDANGEAYTGEFVQWTPIGNDYFEGKVYSGTFDGQGHTVSGLYVSGSSWRVGLIGAVSGSAVVKNLGIVDSYFSSSNNLLGSIVGGVANNSSVTLANVYSTSTVKGDNWIGGLAGGGDGSVSVVNSYFAGKTSANFLSGQYGSHHDDLVAGDFDRSTLTVCNAFVLGTSQYGTSVTAGQLSDGTVAAALHYYQDALADGSMFGLSGGKTNFSGTIDGVSVTTADVTLHTFDGDATAYSSKYIVGNTTPLPVNVEREGYTFFGWYDNADLEGDAVTSISSSETGNKEYWAKFERSHAVSFALGGGTIRSGEIDHYIEGETTVLPTYVTKVGASFEGWYTTEDFTGSRYYSIPSTATEDMTFYAKWGEEKTTFYLRQGGSPEPVSILYEGESIVWLDETTTERYVISDNSYNYWSPIPDINVPYTGGASTFDHNISEISVAQSGFYVFTLTDMGGESWFVSILKSMLNCDVASIPTQVYTGSAIEPDVTVKDGETTLTLGTDYEVAYSNNVNAGTATVTITGKGNYSGETAATFTIIPKAVTNDGITIAAIADRTYTGSAIEPEVTVTDGGTTLTLGTDYTIGYSANVNVGTATATITGKGNYSGSREVLFTIAKATPTVTTPTAVENLIYNGSAQALVNAGNTDFGTLLYSLDGQNYSDDIPTGTDAGTYTVYYKVEGSDNWNAVAAQTIEVTITYFDASLAAIVDNSDVISNIITNYDSKADVTLSDRTLYKDGNWNTLCLPFSLSAAQIAANADFAGATLMTMDVTEKNGFDAEDGTLYLYFKSATEIEAGVPYLVKWEKAADYEGNEASYDISNPVFEGVTISNSTAQTMDSETTGLETVQMVGTYSPVSVTADDKSILFLGDANTLYYSTVDRQIRSCRAYFSVPYINGHAEAKARAFALSFDGEETTGIFEVSANSNEVKDDVWYLLDGVRLSGKPTQRGMYINKGKKILVK, from the coding sequence ATGGGAATTAAGAAAAACATTTTCGCGCCCTCGACCACGGGGCGGGGCGCAACGCGACGGGCAGCCATGCTGCTGCTTGTGATGATGCTCACGACTGCAACGGCATGGGCACAAACCACAATTACGCCAACCCCCCCTTCGCAGGATGACGACGGCTATTACCTCATCGGCACTGCTGCAGAGCTCTATGGTTTTGCGGAGCTTGTCAACAATGGCAATGCAACAGCCAACGCCAAACTGACCGCTGACATTGTGGTCAATGAAAACGTGTTGGACGCCAACGGCGAAGCCTACACGGGCGAATTCGTGCAATGGACGCCGATAGGAAATGATTATTTTGAGGGCAAGGTTTATTCCGGCACATTCGATGGGCAGGGACACACCGTCAGCGGACTCTATGTCAGCGGCAGTAGCTGGCGTGTCGGACTTATTGGTGCAGTAAGCGGTTCAGCCGTCGTCAAGAACCTCGGCATTGTGGATTCGTATTTCAGCAGTTCCAACAACTTACTTGGTTCGATAGTAGGTGGAGTCGCTAATAACTCTTCCGTTACTCTCGCCAATGTGTATAGCACAAGTACCGTAAAGGGCGACAACTGGATTGGCGGGCTTGCGGGCGGTGGCGATGGCTCCGTCTCTGTCGTCAATTCCTATTTTGCAGGAAAGACAAGTGCAAATTTCCTATCCGGACAATACGGCTCTCACCACGACGATCTTGTGGCGGGCGATTTTGACAGGTCCACTCTCACTGTGTGCAACGCTTTTGTCCTCGGTACTTCGCAATATGGCACATCGGTTACGGCAGGGCAACTTTCCGACGGCACAGTGGCTGCGGCTCTGCATTATTATCAGGACGCGCTTGCCGACGGCTCGATGTTTGGTCTGAGTGGTGGCAAGACGAATTTCTCCGGCACGATTGACGGCGTGAGCGTTACAACAGCCGACGTTACCCTACACACCTTTGACGGTGATGCAACGGCTTATTCGTCAAAATACATTGTTGGGAATACCACGCCGCTGCCCGTAAACGTAGAGCGTGAGGGTTACACATTCTTTGGCTGGTACGACAATGCCGACCTTGAAGGCGATGCCGTTACAAGCATTTCTTCTTCCGAAACCGGCAACAAGGAGTATTGGGCAAAATTTGAAAGAAGTCACGCTGTGTCGTTTGCCCTTGGTGGCGGCACAATCCGAAGCGGAGAAATCGACCATTACATTGAGGGGGAAACAACGGTACTTCCCACATATGTGACGAAGGTCGGTGCTTCGTTCGAGGGCTGGTACACGACGGAGGACTTCACAGGCAGCCGTTATTACTCCATTCCCTCCACGGCAACCGAGGATATGACGTTTTATGCGAAATGGGGCGAAGAAAAAACGACATTCTATCTTAGGCAGGGCGGCAGTCCTGAGCCTGTGAGCATCCTCTACGAAGGCGAGAGCATTGTCTGGCTCGACGAAACGACGACGGAAAGATATGTTATTTCCGATAACTCTTACAATTATTGGAGTCCTATTCCAGATATCAATGTGCCTTACACCGGCGGAGCATCCACATTCGACCATAACATAAGTGAGATAAGTGTTGCTCAAAGCGGATTCTATGTGTTCACTCTGACGGACATGGGCGGTGAAAGTTGGTTTGTGTCGATATTGAAGTCTATGCTGAACTGCGACGTGGCATCTATACCCACCCAGGTCTATACGGGCTCGGCAATCGAACCTGACGTGACCGTTAAAGATGGAGAAACAACGCTCACTCTTGGCACGGATTACGAGGTGGCTTACAGCAATAACGTCAACGCAGGAACAGCCACAGTCACCATCACCGGCAAGGGCAACTACTCGGGCGAGACCGCAGCGACGTTCACTATCATCCCGAAGGCTGTGACCAATGATGGCATCACTATTGCCGCCATCGCTGACCGGACCTACACTGGATCTGCCATCGAACCAGAAGTAACCGTAACCGATGGAGGAACAACCCTCACGCTTGGAACAGATTACACTATCGGGTATTCTGCCAATGTGAATGTGGGTACTGCCACTGCTACCATTACCGGCAAGGGCAACTACTCGGGCTCAAGAGAGGTTTTATTCACCATCGCTAAAGCTACGCCCACTGTCACAACTCCGACTGCTGTTGAAAACCTTATATATAACGGCTCGGCACAGGCGCTTGTGAATGCAGGCAATACAGACTTTGGAACCTTGCTTTACAGCCTTGACGGCCAGAACTATTCTGATGACATCCCGACAGGAACGGATGCCGGAACCTACACCGTATATTACAAGGTGGAGGGCAGCGATAACTGGAATGCGGTTGCAGCGCAGACAATCGAGGTGACAATCACCTATTTCGATGCTTCGCTGGCTGCCATTGTTGACAATTCCGATGTCATTAGCAACATCATTACTAACTATGACAGTAAAGCCGACGTGACGCTCTCTGATCGCACGCTCTACAAGGACGGTAATTGGAACACGCTGTGCCTGCCATTCTCGTTGAGTGCAGCGCAGATTGCTGCCAATGCGGACTTTGCAGGTGCTACGCTGATGACTATGGACGTGACTGAGAAGAACGGCTTCGATGCAGAAGACGGGACGCTGTATCTGTATTTCAAATCGGCGACGGAGATTGAAGCCGGAGTGCCCTATTTAGTAAAATGGGAAAAGGCGGCGGACTACGAGGGCAATGAGGCGAGCTACGACATCAGCAATCCAGTATTCGAGGGCGTGACCATCAGCAACTCGACGGCTCAGACTATGGATAGTGAAACTACTGGATTGGAAACGGTGCAGATGGTGGGTACGTACTCGCCAGTCAGTGTGACTGCTGATGACAAGAGCATTCTGTTCTTGGGTGACGCAAACACATTGTACTACTCAACAGTTGACCGCCAGATTCGCTCATGTCGTGCCTATTTCTCTGTGCCGTACATCAATGGACACGCTGAAGCTAAGGCACGTGCGTTTGCATTAAGCTTTGACGGTGAAGAAACAACAGGCATTTTTGAAGTCTCTGCAAATTCTAATGAAGTAAAGGATGATGTATGGTATTTGTTGGACGGTGTGCGCCTGAGCGGAAAGCCGACACAACGCGGAATGTATATCAATAAAGGTAAAAAAATACTTGTCAAGTAA
- a CDS encoding phage integrase SAM-like domain-containing protein: MATLKATVKSKRKDGMYVVYIRFAHNRKVSYLRTSWMVNDKGLSRNKKDILDPYVIQQTSKLIDQYYNTLNRIDTQHWTIKEIVDYIQKGKDGISFSMYARKHIEKMIVRGQERTSRDYKWALYNLEKFAGGNEVMFSQLTFSFLSRWIDSISQTARSKNKYPINIRQIHKAAMLEYNDEERGIQLITNPWPKITIPKEDTPNKRAISPNMLRRFFAVVPDFSRFTHPLQELGQDIALISFCMCGINSIDLFYAKKIQYHNGIFHYNRRKTSKSRSDNAYFEIRVPQFIKPTFEKYLSKNIESPWLFDFQDRLSTSDSFNANVNAGISQICKKVSPDFHASLYSFRHSWATIAQNGCGASLGDIDFALNHSTYKMARVYTKIDYSPAWELNEKVIDYIFFSNKEPDNNEDSTKSFERMSKYNIIRGEVFISGDCVSIIEDSGFTNVEQVITQLLSAFPEDVERPIKVQIRITNMDKKQTQLYQRILQ, from the coding sequence ATGGCAACATTAAAAGCTACTGTAAAATCAAAAAGGAAAGATGGTATGTATGTCGTGTACATACGTTTTGCCCACAATCGTAAAGTCTCTTATCTGAGAACCTCATGGATGGTTAACGATAAGGGGCTGAGTCGGAACAAAAAGGATATTCTTGATCCTTACGTTATTCAACAAACCTCTAAATTGATTGATCAATACTACAACACTCTGAATAGGATTGACACACAACACTGGACGATTAAGGAAATTGTGGACTATATTCAGAAAGGTAAGGATGGAATATCGTTCTCAATGTACGCTCGTAAGCATATTGAGAAGATGATAGTTAGAGGACAAGAAAGAACTTCACGTGATTATAAGTGGGCACTTTATAATCTGGAAAAGTTCGCTGGTGGTAACGAAGTGATGTTTTCACAACTAACTTTCTCATTTCTTTCCAGATGGATAGACTCTATTTCCCAGACGGCAAGGTCTAAAAACAAATACCCAATCAACATCAGACAGATTCACAAAGCTGCTATGTTGGAATACAACGATGAAGAAAGAGGTATTCAGTTAATCACAAACCCTTGGCCCAAAATTACAATCCCCAAGGAAGATACACCAAACAAGAGAGCAATAAGCCCCAATATGCTTCGCAGGTTCTTCGCCGTTGTTCCCGACTTCAGTAGATTCACGCATCCGCTCCAGGAACTTGGACAGGATATTGCGCTGATAAGCTTCTGTATGTGTGGCATCAACAGCATTGATTTGTTCTATGCGAAAAAGATCCAGTATCACAATGGCATTTTCCACTATAACAGAAGAAAAACAAGTAAATCCCGTTCCGATAATGCATACTTTGAGATAAGGGTGCCACAATTTATAAAGCCCACATTCGAGAAGTACTTGTCCAAAAACATAGAATCTCCCTGGCTGTTTGACTTTCAAGACCGTCTAAGCACATCAGACTCATTCAATGCCAATGTAAATGCAGGCATCAGCCAAATCTGTAAGAAAGTCTCGCCAGACTTCCATGCCAGCCTGTATTCCTTCCGCCATTCGTGGGCAACGATAGCACAGAATGGTTGCGGTGCGTCGCTTGGCGACATTGACTTTGCCCTCAATCACTCTACCTACAAGATGGCAAGAGTATATACGAAGATTGATTACTCACCGGCATGGGAATTGAATGAGAAAGTTATTGATTATATTTTCTTCAGTAATAAGGAACCGGATAACAATGAAGACTCAACAAAGTCTTTTGAGAGAATGTCGAAGTATAATATCATCAGAGGTGAAGTATTCATCAGTGGTGATTGTGTATCCATAATCGAAGACTCTGGATTTACAAATGTTGAACAGGTAATTACACAACTCCTTTCGGCCTTCCCTGAGGATGTCGAACGTCCAATCAAGGTACAGATAAGGATTACTAATATGGACAAGAAGCAGACTCAATTGTATCAGAGAATATTGCAGTAA
- the ppdK gene encoding pyruvate, phosphate dikinase: MSQKRVYLFGNGKAEGNAKMREELGGKGANLAEMNHIGVPVPPGFTITTDCCNEYYKVGQEKIMELLNDDVMAAVKHIENLMNCKFGDAKNPLLVSVRSGARASMPGMMDTILNLGLNDEVAEGMAAKTNNPHFVYDSYRRFVQMYGDVVLEMKPVNKTDIDPFEEIIEKVKKESGVVLDKDLSVEDLKKLVKLFKAAIKERTGKDFPNDPIEQLWGAICAVFRSWMNERAILYRKMEGIPDEWGTAVSVMAMVFGNMGDTSATGVCFSRDAANGENLFNGEYLVNAQGEDVVAGIRTPQQITKIGSQRWAERAGISEAERVAKYPSMEEAMPEIYAELNSIQDKLEHHYHDMQDMEFTVQEGKLWFLQTRNGKRTGAAMVKIAIDLLHEGMIDEKTAIMRCEPQKLDELLHPVFDKKALSQAKVIAQGLPASPGAACGQIVFHADDAEAWHNDGHKVVLVRIETSPEDLAGMASAEGILTARGGMTSHAAVVARGMGKCCVSGVGALNVSYKDKTVEIDGVVYKEGDFISLNGTTGQVYAGEVTTKAAELSGDFKELMDLCDKYTKLQVRTNADTPRDAQLAREFGAKGIGLTRTEHMFFEDKKIVAMREMILADSVAGREKALAKLLPYQKADFKGILEAMDGLPVNIRLLDPPLHEFVPHDLAGQETMAKEMGVSVEDIKRRVDSLAENNPMLGHRGCRLGITFPEITAMQTKAILGAACELKKEGKNPMPEIMVPLIGTINELKQQKEVIQSAAKEVFAAEGVEVEFEIGTMIEIPRAALTADLIASEAQYFSFGTNDLTQMTFGYSRDDIASFLPVYLDKKILKVDPFQVLDQEGVGKLIKHAVKSGREVRPELRCGICGEHGGEPSSVKFCAKIGMNYASCSPFRVPIARLAAAQGALECE; the protein is encoded by the coding sequence ATGAGTCAAAAAAGAGTTTACCTGTTCGGTAATGGTAAGGCCGAAGGTAATGCAAAGATGCGTGAGGAACTCGGTGGTAAGGGTGCTAACCTTGCTGAGATGAACCACATTGGTGTGCCTGTTCCTCCAGGTTTCACGATCACTACTGACTGTTGTAATGAATATTATAAAGTTGGTCAGGAGAAGATTATGGAACTGCTGAATGACGATGTAATGGCAGCAGTAAAGCATATCGAGAATTTGATGAACTGCAAGTTTGGTGACGCCAAGAATCCTTTGCTGGTTTCTGTACGTTCAGGTGCTCGCGCCTCTATGCCAGGTATGATGGATACTATCCTGAACCTGGGCCTGAACGATGAAGTGGCTGAGGGTATGGCTGCTAAGACCAATAATCCTCATTTCGTATACGACTCTTACCGTCGTTTCGTACAGATGTATGGTGACGTTGTGCTCGAGATGAAGCCCGTCAACAAGACCGACATCGATCCATTCGAGGAAATTATAGAGAAGGTGAAGAAGGAAAGCGGTGTTGTACTTGATAAGGACCTTTCTGTTGAAGATTTGAAGAAGTTGGTTAAGCTGTTCAAGGCTGCCATCAAGGAGCGCACTGGTAAGGACTTCCCCAACGATCCTATCGAACAGTTGTGGGGCGCTATTTGCGCTGTGTTCCGTTCTTGGATGAATGAGCGTGCTATTCTCTATCGTAAGATGGAAGGAATCCCCGACGAGTGGGGTACAGCCGTATCAGTGATGGCTATGGTATTCGGTAACATGGGTGATACCTCTGCTACTGGTGTTTGCTTCAGCCGTGACGCTGCCAATGGTGAGAACCTGTTCAATGGTGAGTATCTGGTAAACGCACAGGGTGAGGACGTTGTTGCTGGTATCCGTACTCCACAGCAGATTACTAAGATTGGTTCTCAGCGCTGGGCAGAGCGTGCTGGCATCTCAGAGGCTGAGCGCGTAGCTAAGTATCCTTCTATGGAGGAGGCTATGCCTGAGATTTATGCTGAGTTGAACAGCATCCAGGATAAGCTGGAACACCACTATCACGATATGCAGGACATGGAGTTCACCGTACAGGAGGGCAAACTGTGGTTCCTCCAGACACGTAACGGTAAGCGCACAGGTGCTGCTATGGTGAAGATTGCTATCGACCTGCTCCACGAGGGTATGATCGATGAGAAGACTGCCATCATGCGCTGCGAACCTCAGAAACTCGACGAGTTGCTGCACCCTGTATTCGATAAGAAGGCCCTCTCACAGGCTAAGGTTATCGCTCAGGGTCTGCCTGCATCTCCTGGTGCCGCTTGCGGTCAGATTGTTTTCCATGCTGACGACGCAGAGGCTTGGCACAATGATGGTCATAAGGTAGTACTCGTTCGTATCGAGACTTCTCCTGAGGACTTGGCTGGTATGGCATCTGCTGAGGGTATCCTGACTGCACGTGGAGGTATGACCTCTCATGCTGCTGTGGTTGCTCGTGGTATGGGTAAGTGCTGTGTATCGGGTGTAGGTGCTCTGAACGTAAGCTATAAGGATAAGACCGTTGAGATTGACGGCGTGGTATATAAGGAGGGTGACTTCATCTCTCTGAATGGTACTACTGGTCAGGTTTATGCTGGTGAGGTTACTACCAAGGCTGCTGAGCTGTCTGGTGACTTCAAGGAGCTGATGGACCTGTGCGACAAGTACACCAAGCTGCAGGTTCGTACAAATGCTGATACACCTCGTGATGCTCAGCTCGCTCGCGAGTTCGGTGCCAAGGGTATTGGTCTGACACGTACTGAGCACATGTTCTTCGAGGATAAGAAGATCGTTGCTATGCGTGAGATGATTTTGGCTGACAGCGTTGCCGGACGTGAGAAGGCTCTGGCTAAGTTGCTGCCTTATCAGAAGGCTGACTTTAAGGGTATCCTAGAGGCTATGGACGGTCTGCCCGTGAACATCCGTCTGCTCGATCCTCCTTTGCACGAGTTCGTTCCCCACGATTTGGCTGGTCAGGAGACTATGGCTAAGGAAATGGGCGTAAGCGTAGAGGATATCAAGCGTCGTGTTGACTCACTCGCTGAGAACAACCCAATGCTTGGTCACCGCGGTTGCCGTCTGGGTATCACCTTCCCTGAAATCACTGCTATGCAGACAAAGGCTATTCTGGGTGCTGCTTGTGAGCTGAAGAAGGAGGGTAAGAATCCTATGCCTGAGATCATGGTTCCTCTGATTGGTACTATCAACGAGCTCAAGCAGCAGAAGGAAGTTATCCAGAGTGCTGCTAAGGAGGTATTCGCTGCTGAGGGTGTTGAGGTTGAGTTCGAGATTGGTACTATGATTGAGATTCCTCGTGCTGCCCTGACAGCTGATCTGATTGCTTCAGAGGCTCAGTACTTCTCATTCGGTACTAACGACTTGACGCAGATGACCTTCGGTTACAGCCGTGACGATATCGCTTCGTTCCTGCCTGTATACCTCGACAAGAAGATCCTGAAGGTTGATCCATTCCAGGTTCTCGACCAAGAGGGTGTTGGTAAACTGATTAAGCACGCCGTTAAGAGTGGTCGTGAGGTTCGTCCTGAGCTCCGTTGCGGTATCTGTGGTGAACATGGTGGTGAGCCTAGTTCTGTGAAGTTCTGTGCTAAGATTGGCATGAACTACGCATCTTGCTCTCCCTTCCGTGTGCCCATCGCACGTCTGGCCGCCGCGCAGGGCGCTCTGGAATGTGAATAA
- a CDS encoding Dabb family protein has protein sequence MVKHIILWTLNPELTVEQKQQVKAGIKEGLEGLVGKVPGLLDVKVNISGRLASSNADVMLDSTLESEEALKGYAVHPEHVAVANDKVRPYTIQRACLDFEI, from the coding sequence ATGGTAAAACACATCATTCTTTGGACGCTCAATCCCGAACTCACGGTAGAGCAGAAACAACAAGTCAAAGCCGGCATCAAAGAAGGCTTAGAAGGTCTTGTAGGCAAGGTTCCTGGACTCTTAGACGTCAAGGTAAATATCAGTGGACGTTTAGCCTCATCAAATGCTGACGTAATGCTCGACTCCACCCTCGAATCTGAAGAGGCATTAAAAGGTTATGCCGTTCATCCAGAACACGTAGCAGTGGCCAATGACAAGGTACGTCCTTACACCATACAACGTGCATGCTTGGATTTTGAAATTTAA
- the rlmD gene encoding 23S rRNA (uracil(1939)-C(5))-methyltransferase RlmD, whose protein sequence is MARSKKPLPLLENITIEAVAAEGKCLFHWNDLVVFVPFCVPGDVCDIQIRRKKHSFAEGEVVRFVELSKVRAVPFCKHFGVCGGCKWQNLPYDEQLKFKQQQVFDQLHRIGKVELPKFRTILGSVKTMEYRNKLDFGCANKRYLTKEEITALPKDESQSLKDIPAIGFHITGAFDKILPIEKCWLMDDLHNKIRNDIRDYAMEHGISFFDLRAQVGLLRDIIIRNSASGELMVIIQFHYDETGGEKEAKDLLQHIADSFPQITSLLYLDNQKCNDTIGDQDILVFKGTDHIFELMEDLKFKVGPKSFYQTNTEQAYHLYSVAREFAGLTGNEMVYDLYTGTGTIANFVAKKAKQVIGIEYVPEAIEDAKINSEINGIGNTLFYAGDMKDILNDDFIAEHGRPDVIITDPPRAGMHPDVVKTILRAAPDRIVYVSCNPATQARDLQDLDEQYKVAEVQPVDMFPHTPHVENVVLLIKR, encoded by the coding sequence ATGGCGAGAAGCAAGAAACCATTACCCCTATTAGAAAACATCACCATTGAGGCCGTGGCAGCAGAAGGAAAATGCTTGTTCCACTGGAACGATTTGGTAGTATTTGTGCCGTTTTGTGTGCCTGGTGATGTTTGTGATATTCAGATTCGCCGCAAGAAGCATTCGTTTGCCGAGGGCGAAGTGGTACGCTTTGTAGAATTAAGCAAAGTTCGCGCTGTACCTTTCTGCAAGCACTTTGGCGTTTGCGGTGGCTGCAAATGGCAGAACCTACCCTATGATGAACAGCTAAAGTTCAAACAACAGCAAGTATTTGACCAGCTGCATCGCATTGGCAAGGTTGAGCTACCTAAGTTCCGTACCATTCTCGGATCAGTGAAGACTATGGAATACCGTAATAAGTTGGACTTTGGCTGTGCCAACAAACGCTATTTGACAAAGGAAGAGATAACGGCCCTACCCAAGGACGAGAGTCAGAGTCTGAAGGACATTCCTGCAATTGGTTTCCACATCACAGGAGCTTTCGACAAAATACTGCCGATTGAGAAGTGTTGGCTCATGGACGATCTGCATAACAAGATTCGCAACGACATTCGCGACTACGCGATGGAGCACGGCATCTCGTTCTTCGATTTACGTGCTCAAGTGGGCCTATTGCGCGACATCATCATTCGCAACAGCGCCAGCGGTGAATTGATGGTCATCATTCAGTTTCACTACGACGAGACGGGTGGTGAGAAGGAGGCCAAAGACCTGTTGCAGCACATTGCCGACAGTTTTCCACAAATCACCTCCCTACTCTATTTGGACAACCAGAAATGTAACGATACCATTGGCGATCAGGACATCCTCGTATTCAAAGGCACAGATCACATCTTCGAACTCATGGAAGACCTTAAGTTCAAGGTTGGTCCTAAATCGTTCTACCAAACCAACACCGAACAGGCCTACCATCTTTACAGTGTAGCTCGCGAGTTTGCTGGATTAACAGGCAACGAGATGGTTTACGATCTCTACACCGGCACAGGTACCATTGCCAACTTTGTGGCCAAGAAAGCCAAGCAAGTGATTGGCATTGAGTATGTTCCTGAAGCTATTGAGGATGCAAAAATAAACTCTGAAATAAACGGCATCGGTAACACCCTGTTCTATGCCGGAGATATGAAGGATATACTCAACGACGACTTCATTGCCGAGCACGGACGCCCAGATGTCATTATCACCGACCCTCCACGCGCAGGTATGCATCCTGATGTTGTGAAGACCATTCTTCGTGCAGCTCCAGATCGTATTGTTTATGTATCGTGCAACCCTGCCACACAGGCACGCGACCTGCAAGACCTTGACGAACAGTACAAAGTTGCTGAAGTACAACCTGTGGATATGTTTCCCCACACACCACACGTGGAGAACGTCGTATTATTGATCAAAAGATAG
- a CDS encoding porin — protein MKKVLIAALMMGAALSTHAQSEWFQNVKFSGYGMVQYQASDKDGAETNGFNLRLVRMALEGRAHTDFYWKTQMQINGNAFDTKADGKTKNNMTIRLVDLFGEWQKYEFFKVKAGQFKRPFTFENPMHPITQGFMSYSQNVSKLAGFADRTGEHASNGRDIGLQFQGDFLKNAEGRNLLHYQIGAFNGEGINTGDADNRKDIIGGMWVMPVKGMRIGAFGWTGSRAGVGEKNRYALSGEYTQDDWTFRTEYIHSQGWNAAHTSDKADGYYALCIAPIQKNKFHVKARYDLYREAKEWGQSKTLYEVGADYMFTKNLQINFEYARVNERTIADPDKHNYNMVDVELDFRF, from the coding sequence ATGAAAAAAGTTTTAATCGCAGCCCTCATGATGGGCGCAGCACTGAGCACACATGCTCAGAGTGAATGGTTCCAGAACGTTAAGTTCAGCGGATACGGTATGGTACAGTATCAGGCCAGCGACAAGGACGGCGCCGAGACCAATGGCTTCAACCTGCGTCTGGTGCGTATGGCATTGGAAGGTCGTGCTCACACTGATTTTTATTGGAAGACTCAGATGCAGATTAACGGTAATGCTTTCGACACCAAGGCCGATGGAAAGACGAAGAACAACATGACAATCCGCCTGGTAGATCTCTTTGGCGAGTGGCAGAAGTACGAGTTCTTCAAGGTGAAGGCTGGTCAGTTTAAGCGCCCCTTCACATTCGAGAACCCCATGCACCCTATCACTCAGGGCTTCATGAGCTACTCACAGAACGTCAGCAAGTTAGCTGGTTTTGCTGATCGCACAGGCGAACACGCCTCTAATGGTCGCGACATCGGTTTGCAGTTCCAAGGTGACTTCCTCAAGAATGCCGAGGGCCGTAACCTACTGCACTATCAGATAGGCGCATTCAATGGTGAAGGCATCAATACAGGTGATGCAGACAACCGCAAGGACATCATCGGTGGTATGTGGGTAATGCCTGTCAAGGGTATGCGCATTGGTGCCTTCGGATGGACTGGCAGTCGTGCAGGCGTTGGCGAGAAGAACCGCTACGCCCTCTCTGGCGAATACACACAGGACGACTGGACTTTCCGCACAGAATATATCCACAGTCAGGGTTGGAACGCAGCTCACACGAGCGACAAAGCCGATGGTTATTATGCTCTCTGCATCGCACCTATTCAGAAGAACAAGTTCCATGTAAAGGCCCGTTACGACCTTTATCGTGAAGCCAAGGAATGGGGCCAGTCAAAGACTCTTTATGAGGTTGGTGCCGACTATATGTTCACAAAGAACCTGCAGATAAACTTTGAGTATGCTCGCGTTAACGAACGCACCATCGCTGACCCTGACAAGCATAACTACAACATGGTTGACGTGGAACTGGATTTCCGTTTCTAA